A genome region from Halorussus pelagicus includes the following:
- a CDS encoding TIGR04206 family protein: MADRDARRPLALLALAALPWTVLTSGELVFAWGLATLDPIHVTTLPDYLLVYTRGLPNRLLAWPIAVLLYLLAVGNAVLGQVALDFEDRRVTGGLLALAGLSVLRFTLGLRGPGPLAVPVGSLLLWAATWWFHWPDLRTALWR, encoded by the coding sequence ATGGCCGACCGAGACGCGCGGCGACCGCTCGCACTGCTCGCGCTCGCCGCGCTCCCGTGGACCGTTCTCACTTCCGGCGAATTGGTCTTCGCGTGGGGGCTGGCGACGCTTGACCCCATTCACGTCACGACGCTTCCCGACTACCTGCTGGTCTACACCCGCGGCCTCCCGAACCGACTGCTCGCGTGGCCGATTGCGGTCCTCCTCTACCTCCTTGCGGTCGGTAATGCTGTACTCGGACAGGTTGCGCTCGACTTCGAAGACCGGCGCGTGACGGGCGGTCTGCTGGCGCTGGCGGGCCTCAGCGTGTTACGGTTCACGCTCGGTCTCCGAGGGCCGGGTCCGCTGGCGGTGCCGGTCGGGTCACTCCTGCTCTGGGCGGCGACGTGGTGGTTCCACTGGCCGGACCTTCGGACCGCGCTGTGGCGCTAA
- a CDS encoding VOC family protein has translation MNATLDHVMMRVEDLEETLDWYRDHLDYEEKGRWEADTFTNVYLGPENVHEEGAVLELTYNHDDRTYEMGDGWGHIAVRVEDVYDAYEQLMDEGVEDYRDPDSCGGSYAFVKDPDGHEVEIVERDHGARWSLDHTMIRVEDADEALGWYTRKLEYEHTGRWESDTFANYFMKPEGAADEAMAVELTYNYDGRTYDLGDAWGHLAVRAEDLQDDWATLMERDAEDYRDPESCDNRYAFTKDPDGHEIEVLERDE, from the coding sequence ATGAACGCCACGCTCGACCATGTGATGATGCGCGTAGAGGACTTAGAGGAGACGCTCGACTGGTACCGAGACCACCTCGACTACGAGGAGAAGGGTCGCTGGGAGGCCGACACCTTCACCAACGTCTACCTCGGTCCCGAGAACGTCCACGAGGAGGGCGCGGTCCTCGAACTCACCTACAACCACGACGACCGGACCTACGAGATGGGCGACGGCTGGGGACACATCGCGGTTCGCGTCGAGGACGTGTACGACGCCTACGAGCAACTGATGGACGAGGGCGTCGAGGACTACCGCGACCCCGACTCCTGTGGCGGTTCGTACGCCTTCGTAAAAGACCCCGACGGCCACGAGGTCGAAATCGTCGAGCGCGACCACGGCGCGCGCTGGAGCCTCGACCACACCATGATTCGCGTCGAGGACGCCGACGAGGCGCTCGGGTGGTACACCCGAAAACTGGAGTACGAACACACCGGCCGCTGGGAGTCCGACACCTTCGCCAACTACTTCATGAAACCGGAGGGCGCGGCCGACGAGGCGATGGCCGTCGAACTTACTTACAACTACGATGGGCGCACGTACGACCTCGGAGACGCGTGGGGCCACCTCGCCGTCCGCGCCGAGGACCTGCAGGACGACTGGGCGACGCTGATGGAGCGCGACGCCGAGGACTACCGCGACCCCGAGTCCTGTGACAACCGCTACGCCTTCACGAAGGACCCGGACGGTCACGAGATCGAAGTTCTGGAACGCGACGAGTAG
- a CDS encoding DUF4040 domain-containing protein: MSGIEFALLAFIFACALATAVLRDVLGSIIAFAAYSLGIAVIWVILQAPDVGLTEAAVGAGVTTVLFLLTIAKTVRPAGERTFEKLDLPALGVSLALIGVLATTLGALPPVGGAETPVATSDVTGYYLEHAYKEAGVKNAVTAVLAAYRGFDTLGEAVVVYSAGVGILVVLKKEVFA, encoded by the coding sequence ATGAGCGGCATCGAGTTCGCGCTGTTGGCGTTCATCTTCGCCTGCGCGCTGGCCACCGCAGTCCTGCGCGACGTACTCGGCTCCATCATCGCGTTCGCCGCCTACAGCCTCGGCATCGCGGTCATCTGGGTCATCTTGCAGGCACCCGACGTGGGACTCACCGAGGCCGCGGTCGGCGCGGGTGTGACGACCGTCCTCTTCCTGTTGACCATCGCCAAGACCGTCCGACCGGCGGGCGAGCGCACGTTCGAGAAACTCGACCTCCCGGCACTGGGCGTCTCGCTCGCGCTGATAGGCGTGCTGGCGACGACGCTGGGCGCGCTCCCGCCGGTCGGCGGCGCGGAGACGCCGGTCGCCACCTCGGACGTGACTGGCTACTACCTCGAACACGCCTACAAGGAGGCCGGAGTGAAAAACGCCGTCACCGCGGTCCTCGCGGCTTACCGCGGGTTCGACACGCTCGGCGAGGCGGTCGTGGTCTACTCCGCTGGCGTCGGGATTCTTGTCGTCCTGAAAAAGGAGGTGTTCGCATGA
- a CDS encoding OBG GTPase family GTP-binding protein, with protein sequence MGLEEEIENLREEIAETPYNKSTESHIGRLKAKLAEKKEKLENQSSAGGGEGYHVEKHGDATVAFVGFPSVGKSTLLNSLTAAESEVGDYEFTTLNVNPGMLQYNGANIQLLDVPGLIEGAAHGRGGGQEVLSVVRAADLVVFVLSVFEIDQYERLQKELYENKIRLDQEPPSVKISKKGKGGIRVTSSVDLDLSKDVVKEVLREYGYVNADVTIREQLDVDRLVDGVMDNREYIPSIVSVNKVDLIEPDYVETVNEQLRDHDIEPEEAIFISAHKEKGLDSLKQTIWEELGLMRIYMDKPGRGVDKEEPLVMKKGSTVGDAARKLGGELEDRFRFARVSGPSAQHDEQQVGTEHELADEDVLRLVVRK encoded by the coding sequence ATGGGACTGGAGGAAGAAATCGAGAACCTCCGCGAGGAAATTGCCGAGACGCCGTACAACAAGTCCACGGAGAGCCACATCGGACGGCTCAAGGCCAAACTCGCGGAGAAAAAGGAGAAACTCGAAAACCAGTCCTCCGCCGGTGGCGGCGAAGGATACCACGTCGAGAAGCACGGCGACGCGACCGTCGCGTTCGTCGGATTCCCTAGCGTCGGCAAATCGACGCTGCTGAACTCTCTGACCGCCGCCGAGAGCGAGGTCGGCGACTACGAGTTCACGACGCTCAACGTCAACCCCGGCATGTTGCAGTACAACGGCGCGAACATCCAACTACTCGACGTGCCGGGACTCATCGAGGGCGCGGCCCACGGACGCGGCGGCGGCCAAGAGGTCCTGTCGGTCGTGCGCGCGGCCGACCTCGTGGTGTTCGTCCTCTCGGTCTTCGAAATCGACCAGTACGAGCGCCTGCAAAAGGAACTCTACGAGAACAAGATTCGACTCGACCAAGAGCCGCCGAGCGTCAAAATCTCGAAGAAGGGCAAGGGCGGCATTCGCGTCACGTCGAGCGTTGACCTTGACCTCTCGAAGGATGTGGTCAAGGAAGTCCTCCGGGAGTACGGCTACGTCAACGCCGACGTGACCATCCGCGAACAACTGGACGTTGATCGACTCGTTGACGGCGTGATGGACAACCGCGAGTACATCCCCTCCATCGTCTCGGTCAACAAGGTTGACCTCATCGAACCGGACTACGTCGAGACGGTCAACGAGCAACTGCGGGACCACGACATCGAACCCGAGGAGGCCATCTTTATCTCCGCCCACAAGGAGAAGGGTCTCGACTCGCTCAAACAGACCATCTGGGAGGAGTTGGGCCTCATGCGCATCTACATGGACAAGCCCGGTCGGGGGGTTGACAAAGAGGAACCGCTAGTGATGAAGAAGGGTTCGACTGTCGGCGACGCCGCCCGGAAACTCGGCGGGGAACTCGAAGACCGCTTCCGGTTCGCCCGCGTCAGCGGGCCGAGCGCCCAACACGACGAGCAACAGGTCGGCACGGAACACGAACTCGCAGACGAGGACGTGCTTCGACTCGTCGTCCGGAAGTGA
- a CDS encoding monovalent cation/H+ antiporter subunit E — protein sequence MTGNRILVPVRESVTLRNTVAHAAESAIESESDSTPTIHFVYPLSERVTVGDLPDEATELLDRVEAWVREDLDEYAETVDVQTAFVAREEYLFNPGDYAAVLSRYARRNDIDTVLLDPEFNPSGMTPLLPPLETELERVGLAAEIAPVERPTRRFPIVRRAGLGQFAVLFGWAYAFYLLIGGTLSTFDLATGAISGVIVATLLWRISLSGFANVPRLAGRLGRMALYAPFLLWEIAKANFQIAYVVLHPDLPIDPEVVEFDAAVWAELPVTTLANSITLTPGTLTVDVTRRHFTVHALTTDSRDDLLGGALERAVRFVFYGRSAARIPSPAERGDDTNETEPTESENT from the coding sequence ATGACAGGAAACCGAATCCTCGTCCCGGTTCGAGAGTCGGTCACGCTCCGCAATACGGTAGCACATGCTGCCGAGAGTGCTATCGAATCGGAATCGGATTCTACTCCGACTATCCATTTCGTCTATCCGCTCTCCGAGCGGGTTACGGTCGGCGACCTGCCGGACGAGGCGACCGAACTTCTCGACAGAGTCGAAGCGTGGGTCCGAGAGGACCTCGACGAGTACGCCGAGACGGTTGACGTGCAAACGGCGTTCGTCGCGCGTGAAGAGTATCTGTTCAATCCGGGCGACTACGCCGCCGTGCTGTCCCGGTACGCCAGACGAAACGACATCGACACGGTGTTGCTCGACCCGGAGTTCAACCCATCGGGCATGACGCCGCTGTTACCGCCGCTCGAAACCGAACTCGAACGCGTCGGTCTCGCGGCCGAAATCGCGCCCGTCGAGCGCCCGACCCGACGGTTCCCCATCGTTCGGCGCGCGGGACTGGGCCAGTTCGCGGTGCTGTTCGGGTGGGCCTACGCGTTCTACCTCCTCATCGGTGGGACGCTCTCGACGTTCGACTTGGCGACGGGCGCGATTAGCGGTGTCATCGTCGCCACGCTCCTGTGGCGCATCTCGCTGAGCGGGTTCGCCAACGTCCCGCGGTTGGCGGGTCGCCTCGGCAGGATGGCGCTGTACGCGCCCTTCCTGCTGTGGGAAATTGCGAAGGCCAACTTCCAGATAGCGTACGTCGTCCTCCATCCGGACCTCCCCATCGACCCTGAGGTCGTGGAGTTCGACGCCGCGGTGTGGGCCGAACTCCCGGTGACGACGCTGGCTAACAGCATCACGCTCACGCCGGGGACGCTCACCGTGGACGTGACCCGACGCCACTTTACGGTTCACGCACTAACCACCGATTCACGCGACGACCTGCTCGGCGGCGCGTTAGAGCGGGCAGTCCGGTTCGTCTTCTACGGGCGGTCGGCGGCCCGCATCCCGAGTCCTGCCGAGCGAGGCGACGACACGAACGAAACCGAGCCGACGGAGAGTGAGAATACGTGA
- the coaBC gene encoding bifunctional phosphopantothenoylcysteine decarboxylase/phosphopantothenate--cysteine ligase CoaBC, which translates to MLAGVNVALGVTGSIAAVKVVELAHELRRRGASVRAVMTDSAQGIVHPWAVEFATENPVVTEITGEVEHVELCGREGWADVLLVAPATANTVGKMAGAIDDSPVTTCATTALGADVPVVVAPAMHEPMYDHPGVLDAIDRVESWGVEFVDPRIEEGKAKIATEDAIALDVARATSPDRFAGANVVVTSGATSESIDPVRVLTNRSSGKTGRAVARACYALGADVTLVHQGDDVPYAEVARVETAAEMTDEVVDRVQRGTADALVSAAAISDYTVETANEKIRSGKDLSLDLTPTPKLIDAVREAGDLPIVGFKAETSGDDEAMIGAARETLRRAALSFVVANDASVMGDDLTRTLFVRENSAREYEGTKNELGREVAKQLADELP; encoded by the coding sequence ATGCTTGCGGGAGTCAACGTCGCGCTCGGGGTGACCGGTAGCATCGCGGCGGTGAAGGTAGTCGAGTTGGCACACGAACTCCGCCGTCGCGGCGCGTCGGTCCGGGCGGTGATGACGGACAGCGCGCAGGGTATCGTCCACCCGTGGGCGGTCGAGTTCGCCACCGAGAACCCGGTCGTCACCGAGATTACCGGGGAGGTCGAACACGTCGAGTTGTGCGGCCGCGAGGGGTGGGCCGACGTGCTCCTCGTCGCGCCCGCGACGGCGAACACGGTCGGCAAGATGGCGGGAGCCATCGACGACTCGCCCGTGACCACCTGTGCGACCACCGCGCTCGGAGCGGACGTACCCGTCGTCGTCGCGCCAGCGATGCACGAACCGATGTACGACCATCCGGGCGTCTTGGACGCCATCGACCGCGTTGAGTCGTGGGGCGTCGAGTTCGTCGATCCGCGAATCGAGGAGGGGAAGGCAAAAATTGCGACCGAGGACGCCATCGCGCTCGACGTGGCGCGCGCCACCTCGCCCGACCGTTTCGCGGGCGCGAACGTCGTCGTCACCAGCGGCGCGACCAGCGAGTCCATCGACCCGGTGCGCGTGCTGACGAACCGCTCCTCGGGCAAGACCGGCCGGGCGGTCGCGCGCGCCTGTTACGCGCTCGGCGCGGACGTGACCCTCGTGCATCAGGGCGACGACGTGCCCTACGCCGAAGTCGCGCGGGTCGAGACCGCCGCGGAGATGACCGACGAGGTAGTGGACCGCGTACAGCGCGGGACCGCGGACGCGCTCGTCTCGGCCGCGGCCATCTCCGACTACACAGTCGAGACCGCCAACGAGAAGATTCGTTCGGGGAAAGACCTCTCGCTCGACCTGACGCCGACCCCGAAACTCATCGACGCGGTGCGGGAGGCAGGCGACCTGCCCATCGTCGGGTTCAAGGCCGAGACTTCGGGCGACGACGAGGCGATGATCGGCGCGGCCCGCGAGACGCTCCGCCGGGCGGCCCTCTCGTTCGTCGTCGCCAACGACGCCAGCGTGATGGGAGACGACCTGACTCGGACGCTGTTCGTCCGCGAGAACAGCGCGCGCGAGTACGAGGGGACGAAAAACGAGTTGGGACGGGAGGTCGCCAAGCAGTTGGCCGACGAACTGCCATGA
- a CDS encoding DUF7344 domain-containing protein: MTEQPGTETIRDVSAAFDLLRDARRRGVLYTVNRNGRTSVSELARRIAAWQSDGRDESIDPASVETSLVHAHLPKLADAGAVEYDRQRGVVAPIGATPDLEPLLERTREREPELVRVARTADFRALET; the protein is encoded by the coding sequence ATGACGGAGCAACCCGGAACCGAGACCATCCGCGACGTAAGCGCCGCTTTCGACCTCCTCCGGGACGCCCGACGCAGGGGGGTTCTCTACACGGTGAATCGAAACGGCCGAACGTCCGTCTCCGAACTCGCCCGGCGCATCGCGGCGTGGCAGTCCGACGGCCGCGACGAGTCGATTGACCCGGCGAGCGTCGAAACGTCGCTCGTCCACGCTCATCTCCCGAAACTGGCGGACGCGGGTGCCGTCGAGTACGACCGCCAGCGGGGCGTCGTCGCACCCATCGGAGCCACGCCCGACCTCGAACCGCTACTGGAGCGGACCCGCGAGCGCGAACCGGAACTGGTCCGGGTCGCCCGCACCGCCGACTTCCGCGCCCTCGAAACCTGA
- a CDS encoding cation:proton antiporter encodes MSFISSTLLTAAGAFVLISLTIVYRLVRGPTMQDRVIAVNVIGSNIVITIALVAAATGEKSALDIAIVYALLNFLMSIAISKFTVERGGVL; translated from the coding sequence GTGAGCTTTATCAGTAGTACGTTGTTGACGGCGGCCGGAGCGTTCGTCCTCATCTCGCTAACGATAGTGTACCGACTCGTCCGGGGACCGACGATGCAGGACCGCGTCATCGCGGTCAACGTCATCGGTTCGAACATCGTCATCACCATCGCGCTCGTGGCGGCCGCCACCGGTGAGAAGTCGGCGCTGGACATCGCAATCGTCTACGCGCTGTTGAACTTCCTGATGAGCATCGCCATCTCGAAGTTCACGGTCGAGCGAGGTGGTGTGCTGTGA
- a CDS encoding 50S ribosomal protein L11, with amino-acid sequence MAETIEVLVPGGQADPGPPLGPELGPTPVNVQEVVNEINDQTEAFDGTEVPVTITVEDDGGFEIEVGVPPTAALIKDEAGFDTGSGEPQKDFVADLSIDQVRTIAEQKSPDLLAYDTKNAAKEIVGTCASLGVTIEGDDAREFKQKVDAGDYDDVLLGEAEA; translated from the coding sequence ATGGCTGAGACGATAGAAGTACTCGTCCCCGGCGGGCAGGCGGACCCCGGTCCACCTCTCGGTCCCGAACTGGGACCGACGCCGGTCAACGTACAGGAGGTCGTCAACGAGATTAACGACCAGACGGAGGCTTTCGACGGTACGGAAGTCCCCGTTACCATCACAGTCGAAGACGACGGTGGCTTCGAGATCGAGGTGGGCGTCCCGCCGACGGCGGCGCTCATCAAGGACGAAGCAGGGTTCGACACCGGTAGCGGTGAACCTCAGAAGGACTTCGTCGCGGACCTCTCCATCGACCAAGTCCGAACCATCGCCGAGCAGAAGTCTCCCGACCTGCTCGCGTACGACACCAAGAACGCCGCGAAGGAGATCGTCGGCACCTGCGCCTCGCTCGGCGTCACCATCGAGGGCGACGACGCCCGCGAGTTCAAGCAGAAGGTTGACGCTGGCGACTACGACGACGTGCTTCTCGGCGAAGCCGAAGCGTAG
- the mnhG gene encoding monovalent cation/H(+) antiporter subunit G has protein sequence MTPREILIALLAAGGVFFAFVAAVGILRLPDLYTRSHSASKSDTLAAGLALGAVALTFGSDLSTVKAVLLLLFMFITNPTAAHAIARAAAEEGIEPWTRDEEVDE, from the coding sequence GTGACGCCCCGCGAAATACTGATTGCCCTGCTGGCGGCCGGAGGCGTCTTCTTCGCCTTCGTGGCCGCAGTCGGCATCCTCCGACTTCCCGACCTCTACACCCGGTCGCACAGCGCCTCGAAGAGCGACACTCTCGCGGCCGGACTCGCGCTGGGTGCCGTGGCGCTGACGTTCGGGTCGGACCTCTCGACGGTCAAGGCCGTACTGTTGTTGTTGTTCATGTTCATCACGAATCCGACCGCCGCCCACGCTATCGCGCGGGCGGCCGCGGAAGAAGGTATCGAGCCGTGGACCCGCGACGAGGAGGTGGACGAATGA